A DNA window from Pleurodeles waltl isolate 20211129_DDA chromosome 12, aPleWal1.hap1.20221129, whole genome shotgun sequence contains the following coding sequences:
- the LOC138268441 gene encoding repulsive guidance molecule A-like, whose amino-acid sequence MGMGEALLLRLRGIMLLAVCACVAPAVHSQQCKIQWCNSEYLSASSPSHAAPEDPPTDGDYCTALRAYAHCTRRTARACRGDLGYHSAVFRIRELFSQHNCSSDGPTSVAKRRDPPGPSLAEACTYVTRADTPRRYAHCGLFGDPHLRTFKDEFQTCKVQGAWPLIDNQHLSVQVTNVAVAPGSSATATNKITVIFKSYPGCVEQKVYQASTEDLPLAFNDGTRNGGLAEGAGSLRIIEKPALGQVEIQALYIGSTILIRQVGRYLTFAIRVPEETLNFSEEGSLQLCLHGCPRGELIQEHRLSLERSSAVWPVSRKAYTVETATAQCRDILQVEDVYFHSCVFDLLTTGDPEFSKAAHGALEDLKALYPSRLKLSAAPKTVSLPVGSQASKGQFSTLLLCSVLFLLAVLCCG is encoded by the exons TGCATAGCCAGCAGTGCAAAATCCAGTGGTGCAACAGTGAGTACCTGTCGGCCTCCTCGCCCAGCCACGCCGCGCCCGAGGACCCCCCCACGGACGGGGACTACTGCACGGCGCTGCGCGCCTACGCGCACTGCACCAGGAGGACTGCCAGGGCCTGTCGGGGGGACCTGGGGTACCACTCGGCCGTGTTCCGCATCCGGGAACTCTTCTCCCAGCACAACTGCTCCAGCGACGGGCCCACCTCCGTGGCCAAGCGCCGGGACCCCCCGGGCCCCTCGCTCGCAGAGGCCTGCACCTATGTGACCAGGGCCGACACTCCGAGGCGCTATGCCCACTGTGGATTGTTTGGGGACCCTCATTTGAGGACGTTCAAGGATGAGTTTCAGACTTGCAAAGTGCAGGGGGCCTGGCCCCTCATTGACAACCAGCACCTCTCCGTCCAGGTCACCAACGTCGCTGTGGCGCCCGGGTCGAGTGCCACAGCCACGAACAAG ATCACTGTAATATTCAAGAGCTATCCTGGCTGTGTTGAGCAGAAGGTCTACCAAGCCTCAACGGAGGACCTTCCGCTGGCGTTCAACGATGGGACAAGAAATGGTGGGCTTGCTGAAGGTGCTGGTAGCCTGCGCATCATTGAAAAGCCGGCACTTGGCCAAGTAGAAATCCAAGCGCTTTACATTGGCAGCACTATCCTCATCCGCCAGGTGGGCCGGTACCTCACCTTCGCCATCCGAGTGCCGGAGGAGACTCTGAACTTCTCAGAGGAGGGCAGCCTGCAGCTCTGCCTGCATGGGTGCCCCAGGGGCGAACTCATCCAGGAGCACCGGCTGAGCCTGGAGCGGTCCAGTGCGGTCTGGCCAGTATCCCGTAAAGCCTACACGGTGGAGACGGCCACTGCGCAGTGCCGGGACATCCTGCAGGTGGAGGACGTGTACTTCCATTCTTGCGTCTTCGACCTTCTCACTACTGGGGATCCAGAGTTTTCCAAGGCGGCACATGGGGCACTTGAGGACCTGAAGGCACTGTATCCAAGTAGGCTGAAGCTTAGTGCCGCCCCAAAGACAGTCAGCCTCCCTGTTGGATCTCAGGCATCGAAGGGACAGTTTTCCACCCTGCTGCTTTGCTCTGTCCTTTTCCTCCTTGCTGTGCTTTGTTGTGGATAA